DNA from Candidatus Hydrogenedentota bacterium:
CGTCCACCTCCGCCTCTTTCTCCGCGATAAGCCTCTTAAGCTGATCCATCTGAATCTCCAAGTAACCTGTTGATCCGGGGCCTAACCCGTCATTGCGAGCGAAGCGAAGCAATCTCTTGTCGGAAGCGCTTGGTCTATTCCACAACTCAGTTGTTCGTCGGCCTGTCTTCGCTATCTTCTCCCGTCGCCGGGGTCTCCTCCCTGCCAGAGGTGTCCATGAGATCGAGCCACTCCGGGTTTGCCGCCTCAATCAGCGCAATCTTCTTGGCGCGGGAGCCCGCCTTGATCCTCTTCTCCGCCATGATCGCTTGAATCATCGTGGGGAAGAACTCGGCAAACACCAGTTTGTTGGCTTTGTAGCGGCGGGTGAAAACACCTCCGCTCCCGGAGAAGTGCTCGGCCATTCTCCGCGACAGGTCGGAGGTGACTCCAGTGTAGAGCACCGTGTGGTGCTTGTTGGTGAGGATGTAGACGCAGGGCTCTTTTCTGCGCATGGCCGCCTCCCTGATGTTCATCGGCATTCTAGCCCAGCATGCCGGACGACTGTCAACCGCAGGCATGGCGGGAACGGGATTGCTTCGCTTCGCTCGCAATGACGTGTTTTCGGCTGGTTCAGCGCGAGACCGCCGCACACTCCGTCATTGCAAGTCGGCCGCTCCGGGCCGACGCGGCAATCGCGTACAGGATGGGCCGTGGCGGGAACGGGATTGCTTCGCTTCGCT
Protein-coding regions in this window:
- a CDS encoding GIY-YIG nuclease family protein, which gives rise to MRRKEPCVYILTNKHHTVLYTGVTSDLSRRMAEHFSGSGGVFTRRYKANKLVFAEFFPTMIQAIMAEKRIKAGSRAKKIALIEAANPEWLDLMDTSGREETPATGEDSEDRPTNN